A single region of the Solwaraspora sp. WMMD406 genome encodes:
- a CDS encoding ribbon-helix-helix domain-containing protein, with translation MSTQIAVRLPDDLVEFVDELVRHGDAPSRAAVVARALRRERRQTAAARDAAILARVEPDADLDRLAEHAAAVPIEDLD, from the coding sequence ATGAGTACCCAGATCGCCGTACGCCTGCCGGACGATCTCGTCGAGTTCGTTGACGAGCTGGTCCGCCATGGCGACGCACCCAGCAGGGCCGCCGTCGTGGCCCGAGCGCTGCGTCGAGAGCGACGGCAGACCGCCGCCGCCCGCGACGCCGCGATCCTCGCCCGCGTCGAACCCGATGCGGATCTGGACCGCCTCGCCGAGCACGCCGCCGCAGTCCCGATCGAAGACCTGGACTGA
- the rpmB gene encoding 50S ribosomal protein L28, with protein sequence MSNICDVTGARPSFGNAVSHSHRRTRRRWNPNIQRRRFRLADGRSIRLNVSTTGLRIIDRDGIEAVVARMRARGVKI encoded by the coding sequence ATGTCGAACATCTGTGATGTCACCGGTGCCAGGCCCAGCTTCGGCAACGCGGTGTCCCACTCCCACCGCCGCACCCGCCGCCGGTGGAACCCCAACATTCAGCGCCGCCGGTTCCGGCTCGCCGACGGGCGATCCATCCGCCTCAACGTGAGCACCACCGGTCTGCGGATCATCGACCGCGACGGCATCGAGGCCGTCGTCGCCCGGATGCGCGCCCGGGGGGTGAAGATCTGA
- a CDS encoding ATP-binding cassette domain-containing protein — MSGDRRLAEIDGLVVGPVDGGPPTVDGVRLRIAAGQVVAMMGRSGSGKSTTALTLLGHVRPGLALRAGTVRVARCDPFTSAGAAAVRHRHVAYLPQDAAATLNPSRRLVSQLGEAVAGAARRDGVRGGTTVADLLATVRLPADREFLRRYPHQISGGQAQRVAFAIALAADPDLLVLDEPTAGLDPVLARGVRDLISSLTGHRATLLISHDPDLVRAVSDEVIVLDAGRPAVTGLPDRVLAAPAPTGSGRATGPADPVLAVRGLGTRHGRRTALAQVDLDVAGGGCLAVVGPSGAGKSTLARCLVGLHPYDGAVRLDGVLLPPTTRRRGPAQRRDLQLVAQDSAGALNPRETVGHALLRPLRQLRGLDPHAARAAAAELLDRVHLPAGAAHRRPGALSGGERQRVNLARALACRPRVLICDEVTSALDVATAGTVLALLAELRRDLGLAVVLITHDLAAVAGWTDDVVVLDAGAVVESGPTPAVLGSPRHEVTRALLDAAGGR; from the coding sequence GTGAGCGGCGATCGCCGGCTCGCGGAGATCGACGGCCTCGTCGTCGGCCCGGTCGACGGTGGGCCGCCCACAGTAGACGGTGTACGGCTACGGATCGCGGCCGGTCAGGTGGTGGCAATGATGGGGCGGTCCGGATCGGGCAAGAGTACGACGGCATTGACACTGCTGGGACACGTCCGGCCCGGACTGGCGCTGCGGGCCGGTACCGTCCGGGTCGCCCGCTGCGATCCGTTCACCTCGGCCGGTGCGGCGGCGGTACGCCATCGCCACGTCGCCTACCTGCCGCAGGACGCCGCCGCCACGTTGAACCCGTCCCGACGGCTCGTCAGCCAGCTCGGCGAGGCCGTCGCGGGTGCCGCACGGCGCGACGGGGTCCGGGGCGGCACGACCGTGGCCGACTTGCTGGCGACCGTACGGCTGCCCGCCGACCGGGAGTTCCTGCGCCGGTACCCGCATCAGATCTCGGGCGGTCAGGCGCAGCGTGTCGCGTTCGCCATCGCTCTGGCGGCCGACCCGGACCTGCTCGTCCTCGACGAGCCGACCGCCGGCCTCGACCCGGTCCTGGCCCGTGGCGTACGGGACCTGATCAGCTCGTTGACCGGGCACCGCGCCACTTTGCTGATCAGCCACGACCCGGACCTGGTGCGGGCGGTCAGCGACGAGGTGATCGTCCTGGACGCCGGTCGCCCGGCGGTCACCGGACTGCCCGACCGGGTGCTCGCCGCGCCCGCGCCGACCGGGTCCGGCCGCGCGACTGGGCCGGCCGACCCGGTGCTCGCGGTACGGGGGTTGGGCACCCGGCACGGCCGGCGTACGGCGCTCGCCCAGGTGGATCTCGACGTCGCGGGTGGGGGTTGCCTCGCCGTCGTCGGACCCTCGGGTGCCGGCAAGTCGACGCTCGCGCGATGCCTGGTCGGGTTGCACCCCTACGACGGTGCCGTCCGGCTCGACGGTGTGCTGCTGCCGCCGACCACCCGGCGACGCGGTCCTGCCCAACGCCGCGACCTGCAGCTGGTGGCCCAGGACAGCGCGGGCGCACTGAACCCCCGGGAAACCGTCGGCCACGCCCTGCTGCGTCCGCTGCGGCAGTTGCGGGGCCTCGACCCGCACGCGGCCCGGGCGGCGGCGGCCGAGCTGCTGGACCGGGTGCATCTGCCGGCCGGCGCGGCCCATCGACGACCGGGTGCACTGTCGGGTGGGGAGCGTCAGCGGGTCAACCTCGCACGGGCGCTGGCCTGCCGGCCCCGGGTGTTGATCTGTGACGAGGTGACGTCCGCGCTCGACGTCGCGACGGCCGGTACGGTGCTGGCGCTGCTCGCCGAGTTGCGTCGTGATCTCGGGCTCGCGGTGGTGCTGATCACCCACGACCTGGCCGCGGTGGCCGGGTGGACCGACGATGTCGTGGTGCTCGACGCCGGCGCCGTGGTGGAGTCCGGCCCGACCCCGGCGGTGCTCGGCTCACCGCGACACGAGGTCACCCGGGCCCTGCTCGACGCGGCGGGCGGCCGGTGA
- a CDS encoding type II toxin-antitoxin system PemK/MazF family toxin, with the protein MRPVHLAHLDKTRPVLVLTREAVRPYLARLTVAPITSIIRGLSTEVPVGPANGLDRNSVVSCDNVVTIPKSALGRHLGYLLPHQEPALAEAILAAYDLDPPE; encoded by the coding sequence ATGCGACCGGTCCACCTCGCCCACCTCGACAAGACCCGGCCCGTACTCGTCCTGACGCGCGAAGCGGTACGCCCCTACCTTGCCCGGCTCACCGTCGCGCCCATCACCAGCATCATTCGCGGCCTGTCCACCGAAGTCCCCGTCGGCCCGGCCAACGGGCTCGACCGCAACAGCGTGGTCAGCTGCGACAACGTCGTCACCATCCCCAAGAGCGCCCTGGGCCGGCACCTCGGTTACCTGCTGCCCCACCAGGAACCCGCCCTGGCCGAGGCCATCCTCGCCGCCTACGACCTCGACCCGCCCGAATAG
- a CDS encoding ABC transporter substrate-binding protein, producing the protein MAHTFDRRTLLRAGAMSLAAVASAPILAACSNDDPAPSGSGPGTPAPTSGGTLRAAFVGGGAAETLNYLFGPTGLDYVRARCMHGALGVLDPTAEHGVRYGVLERIDVSDDLGTYTVKVRPGVTFTDGSTLTARDVLYSLNAPVTLGSLPFLKPPSQNFDLAAARVDDDLTLVLPTLRPIADGRLVLCQSTLVFKDGTTEFTPDMPTCGPFTLTEFEPGQGAAFTRHDAYYGLALGGGPYLDGLELRTIPDATARVNALTGGQVDFVSDIGPVAARTVEGDERFAVAVSDLPYATSLSFGLNLAFAPFADVRVRQAVKYAIDREAIVRNVFFGRAFVGNDLPSLGFGDYADEIEQRPYDPDRARTLLAEAGAGTIAVAVTTAPEVAGMAETATVVVENLKAVGIDATLDQRPTGQLFSDFAAYVQLPFAASYTPPVPPLSSYAATRTAGSPATFGFDRPDIDELVSQARGAVDPDQRREAAVQAQRLIWEEGNQVIPVFAPSINGHTTAVYGVRDEPFSSFEQAYLA; encoded by the coding sequence TTGGCGCACACTTTCGACCGGCGCACGCTGCTGCGGGCCGGCGCGATGTCCTTGGCCGCTGTCGCCAGCGCGCCCATCCTCGCGGCCTGTTCGAACGATGACCCCGCCCCCTCCGGATCGGGGCCCGGCACCCCCGCGCCCACATCCGGCGGGACCCTGCGGGCCGCTTTCGTCGGCGGCGGCGCGGCAGAAACGCTCAACTACCTCTTCGGACCGACAGGTCTGGACTACGTCCGGGCACGCTGCATGCACGGCGCGCTCGGCGTGCTCGACCCTACCGCCGAGCACGGCGTCCGGTACGGCGTCCTGGAGCGCATCGACGTCAGCGACGATCTGGGTACGTACACCGTTAAGGTCCGGCCCGGTGTCACCTTCACCGACGGCTCCACCCTGACCGCCCGCGACGTGCTCTACTCGCTCAACGCCCCGGTCACCCTCGGATCGCTGCCGTTCCTCAAGCCGCCGTCGCAGAACTTCGATCTGGCCGCCGCGCGGGTCGACGACGACCTGACCCTCGTCCTGCCGACGCTGCGTCCGATCGCCGACGGCCGGCTCGTGCTCTGCCAGAGCACCCTGGTCTTCAAGGACGGCACCACCGAGTTCACCCCGGACATGCCCACCTGCGGACCGTTCACCCTGACCGAGTTCGAACCCGGTCAGGGCGCCGCCTTCACCCGACACGACGCCTACTACGGACTGGCCCTCGGCGGCGGGCCGTACCTGGACGGGCTCGAGCTGCGGACCATCCCGGACGCGACCGCCCGGGTCAACGCCCTCACCGGCGGCCAGGTCGACTTCGTCAGCGACATCGGGCCGGTGGCCGCCCGCACCGTGGAGGGAGACGAACGGTTCGCGGTGGCCGTGTCCGACCTGCCGTACGCCACGTCGCTGTCCTTCGGGCTCAACCTGGCGTTCGCACCGTTCGCCGACGTGCGGGTCCGGCAGGCGGTCAAGTACGCGATCGACCGCGAGGCCATCGTCCGCAACGTCTTCTTCGGCCGGGCCTTCGTCGGCAACGACCTGCCGTCCCTCGGGTTCGGCGACTACGCCGACGAGATCGAACAGCGGCCGTACGACCCGGACCGGGCCAGGACACTGCTCGCCGAGGCCGGTGCTGGCACCATCGCGGTCGCGGTCACCACCGCGCCGGAGGTGGCGGGCATGGCCGAGACCGCGACGGTCGTCGTCGAGAATCTCAAGGCGGTCGGCATCGACGCCACCCTCGACCAGCGGCCCACCGGGCAGCTGTTCTCCGACTTCGCGGCCTACGTCCAGCTGCCGTTCGCCGCCAGCTACACCCCGCCGGTGCCGCCGCTGTCCAGCTACGCCGCGACCCGCACGGCCGGCTCGCCGGCCACCTTCGGCTTCGACCGTCCGGACATCGACGAGCTCGTCAGCCAGGCCCGGGGGGCCGTCGACCCCGACCAGCGTCGGGAGGCGGCGGTGCAGGCCCAGCGGCTGATCTGGGAGGAAGGCAACCAGGTCATCCCGGTCTTCGCGCCGTCGATCAACGGTCACACCACCGCCGTGTACGGCGTGCGGGACGAACCGTTCAGCAGCTTCGAGCAGGCATACCTGGCGTGA
- the kdpA gene encoding potassium-transporting ATPase subunit KdpA, whose product MTVTTAGALFILSLAVALVAVHRPFGDYLYRVVSGTRHSRVERGVYRLVGVDPVAEQSWAVYGRSLLAFSAVSILFLYGFMRLQNHLWLSLGFDPVMTHGAWNTAVSFVTNTNWQWYSGESTMGHLVQMAGLAVQNFASAAVGIAVAVALVRGFARSRTGGLGNFWVDLTRILLRVLLPISVLAAIVLMIGGAVQNLSAGTEVTTLTGGGQTITGGPVASQEAIKDLGTNGGGFYNVNSAHPFENPTAWTNWFEIFLLLVIPFTLSRVFGRMVGQNRQGYAIAAVMAILAISSIALTNVFELAGDGTVPQSVGAALEGKEVRFDVSNSAMFASSTTLTSTGSVDSFHDSYTALGGGMLLVNMMLGEVAPGGVGAGLYGMLILAVITVFVAGLMVGRTPEYVGKKIGSREIKLASLYFLVTPALVLIGTAAAFATGNDSTALNTGPHALSEVLYAFTSASNNNGSAFAGLTVSTPWWNTALGLCMLLGRFLPIILVLALAGSLARQQPTPVSAGTLPTDRPLFVGMVVGVTVILVALTFLPALALGPLAEGL is encoded by the coding sequence ATGACCGTGACAACAGCGGGTGCGCTGTTCATCCTCTCGCTGGCGGTGGCGCTGGTCGCCGTGCACCGGCCGTTCGGCGACTACCTGTACCGGGTGGTCTCCGGCACCCGGCACTCCCGTGTCGAGCGGGGCGTCTATCGTCTGGTCGGCGTCGATCCGGTGGCCGAACAGTCCTGGGCCGTGTACGGCCGCAGTCTGCTGGCGTTCTCGGCCGTCTCGATCCTGTTCCTGTACGGGTTCATGCGGCTGCAGAACCACCTGTGGCTGTCGCTCGGCTTCGACCCGGTGATGACCCACGGCGCGTGGAACACGGCGGTGTCGTTCGTGACCAACACGAACTGGCAGTGGTACTCGGGTGAGTCGACCATGGGTCACCTGGTGCAGATGGCCGGCCTGGCGGTGCAGAACTTCGCCTCGGCCGCCGTCGGCATCGCGGTCGCGGTCGCGCTGGTCCGCGGGTTCGCCCGCAGCCGTACGGGCGGGTTGGGCAATTTCTGGGTGGACCTGACCCGGATCTTGCTGCGGGTCCTGCTGCCGATCTCGGTCCTCGCCGCGATCGTGCTGATGATCGGCGGCGCGGTGCAGAACCTGTCCGCCGGCACCGAGGTCACCACGCTGACCGGTGGCGGCCAGACCATCACCGGCGGGCCGGTGGCCAGTCAGGAGGCGATCAAGGACCTCGGCACCAACGGTGGTGGCTTCTACAACGTCAACAGCGCCCACCCGTTCGAGAACCCGACCGCCTGGACGAACTGGTTCGAGATATTCCTGCTGCTGGTGATCCCGTTCACCCTGTCCCGGGTCTTCGGTCGGATGGTCGGGCAGAACCGGCAGGGCTACGCGATCGCGGCGGTGATGGCGATCCTGGCGATCTCGAGCATCGCCCTGACCAACGTGTTCGAGCTAGCCGGCGACGGCACGGTGCCGCAATCGGTGGGCGCCGCGTTGGAGGGCAAGGAGGTCCGGTTCGACGTGTCGAACTCGGCCATGTTCGCGTCATCGACGACGCTGACCTCGACCGGCTCGGTGGACTCGTTCCACGACTCGTACACGGCGCTCGGTGGCGGGATGTTGCTGGTCAACATGATGCTCGGTGAGGTGGCGCCTGGTGGGGTCGGTGCCGGTCTCTACGGCATGCTGATCCTGGCCGTGATCACCGTGTTCGTCGCCGGCCTGATGGTCGGCCGCACCCCGGAGTACGTGGGCAAGAAGATCGGTTCGCGGGAGATCAAGCTCGCGTCGCTGTACTTCCTGGTGACCCCGGCTCTGGTGCTGATCGGCACGGCGGCGGCGTTCGCCACTGGCAACGACTCCACCGCGCTGAACACCGGCCCGCACGCCCTGTCCGAGGTTCTGTACGCGTTCACCTCGGCGAGCAACAACAACGGGTCGGCGTTCGCCGGCCTGACCGTGAGCACGCCGTGGTGGAACACCGCGCTGGGCCTGTGCATGCTGCTCGGCCGGTTCCTGCCGATCATCCTCGTGCTCGCCCTGGCCGGCTCGCTCGCTCGACAACAACCGACGCCCGTCTCCGCAGGCACCCTGCCGACCGACCGGCCGCTGTTCGTCGGGATGGTCGTGGGCGTGACGGTGATCCTGGTCGCGCTGACCTTCCTGCCGGCTCTCGCGCTCGGCCCGCTGGCGGAAGGGCTGTGA
- a CDS encoding ferredoxin, translating into MKDLLVDAQRCVGAGHCARLAPGLFDQDSQTGVVVWRGGEVDRSSDDELREVVALCPSGALRWSTEGD; encoded by the coding sequence GTGAAGGACCTTCTCGTGGACGCGCAACGGTGTGTCGGGGCGGGTCACTGCGCCCGGCTCGCACCGGGACTGTTCGATCAGGATTCGCAGACCGGGGTCGTGGTGTGGCGGGGTGGTGAGGTTGACCGGTCCAGTGACGACGAGCTTCGTGAGGTGGTCGCGCTCTGTCCGTCGGGTGCGTTGCGGTGGTCGACCGAAGGCGATTAG
- a CDS encoding ABC transporter permease gives MSGVVPAMAVGRVAHSRVTLLLAGATAAGVVLVALAGPLLATGSPTAPVGLPFDAPSGAHPAGTDAVGRDVLSRLLHGGRAVVLLAVGATALASLCGALLGVFAGLIDRRIGELVVRVVDVVAVVPGLLVLLVLAAGFPGSDSAVLVGVALVSLPFSVRVVRAATRQVAVRGFVDTARARGDSRWRIIRHDLVPNIAGTMLAEAGIRFSAAVHLTATAGFLGLGAGPPTPNWGRMVSENASGIGLTIWPVLLPALLLVLFTVSVNLLADDLAARWADR, from the coding sequence ATGAGCGGTGTCGTGCCGGCGATGGCGGTCGGGCGGGTGGCCCACTCTCGGGTGACCCTGCTGCTCGCCGGGGCCACCGCCGCCGGCGTGGTGCTGGTCGCGTTGGCCGGCCCGCTGTTGGCCACCGGGTCGCCGACGGCTCCGGTGGGACTGCCTTTCGACGCCCCGAGCGGCGCACATCCGGCCGGCACCGACGCGGTCGGTCGCGACGTCCTGAGCCGGCTGCTGCACGGCGGCCGCGCCGTGGTGCTTCTCGCCGTCGGCGCGACCGCCCTCGCCAGCCTGTGCGGGGCGCTGCTCGGCGTGTTCGCCGGACTGATCGACCGACGGATCGGTGAACTGGTCGTCCGGGTGGTGGACGTCGTCGCGGTCGTGCCCGGCCTGCTGGTGCTGCTGGTCCTGGCGGCGGGCTTTCCGGGCAGCGACAGCGCGGTGCTCGTCGGGGTGGCCCTGGTCAGCCTGCCGTTCTCGGTACGGGTCGTGCGCGCGGCGACCCGGCAGGTCGCGGTGCGCGGGTTCGTCGACACCGCGCGGGCACGGGGGGACAGCCGGTGGCGGATCATCCGGCACGATCTCGTGCCGAACATCGCCGGCACCATGCTTGCCGAGGCCGGCATCCGGTTCTCGGCCGCCGTGCATCTGACCGCCACCGCCGGTTTTCTGGGTCTCGGCGCGGGTCCGCCCACCCCGAACTGGGGCCGGATGGTCAGTGAGAACGCGTCCGGGATCGGCCTGACGATCTGGCCGGTGCTGCTGCCGGCGCTGCTGCTGGTGCTTTTCACCGTGTCGGTGAACCTGCTCGCCGACGACCTCGCCGCCCGGTGGGCCGACCGGTGA
- a CDS encoding ABC transporter permease: MNLLRVAALVARRTAAAVLVLAVLSVLIFTVTEVLPGDAVSVVAGADATVSEREQLRRELGLDAHPVRRYADWAAAALRGDLGTGYVGRREVTEVLVDRLPNSLLLTTLAMALAVPLAVAIGLVAGMRAGRRTDRLVSTATLVAVGVPEFLVAALLVAVFAAGLGLLPEVSLVPLGGRPWDQPGILVLPVAALSVAALAAAARLLRASVAEIAAAPYVEAARLRGVTGLRLAVRHVLPNAVAPAVQVTAVMFAGLIGGAVVVETLFNYPGIGYELQQAVANRDVPMVQGLALATCATALALLLIGDLAQLALTPAVRGRS; this comes from the coding sequence GTGAATCTGCTCCGGGTCGCCGCGCTCGTCGCCCGGCGTACCGCCGCCGCGGTGCTGGTCCTCGCCGTACTGTCGGTGTTGATCTTCACCGTGACCGAGGTACTGCCGGGCGACGCGGTCAGTGTCGTCGCCGGTGCCGACGCCACCGTGTCCGAGCGGGAACAACTCCGCCGGGAACTCGGCCTCGACGCGCATCCGGTACGCCGGTACGCCGACTGGGCGGCTGCCGCGCTGCGCGGCGACCTGGGCACCGGGTACGTCGGCCGCCGCGAGGTGACCGAGGTGCTGGTGGACCGGCTGCCGAACAGCCTGTTGCTGACCACTCTGGCGATGGCGCTGGCGGTCCCGCTGGCCGTCGCGATCGGCCTGGTCGCGGGCATGCGGGCCGGCCGACGGACGGACCGGCTGGTCAGCACCGCGACCCTGGTCGCGGTCGGTGTCCCCGAGTTCCTCGTCGCGGCGCTGCTGGTGGCGGTCTTCGCCGCCGGCCTCGGTCTGCTGCCCGAGGTGTCGTTGGTGCCGCTCGGCGGCCGGCCCTGGGACCAGCCCGGGATCCTGGTGCTGCCGGTCGCCGCGCTGTCGGTCGCGGCCCTGGCGGCCGCCGCCCGACTGCTGCGGGCCTCGGTCGCGGAGATCGCGGCCGCGCCGTACGTCGAAGCGGCCCGGCTGCGGGGGGTGACCGGGCTGCGGCTCGCCGTGCGACACGTGCTGCCGAACGCGGTGGCGCCCGCCGTGCAGGTGACCGCGGTCATGTTCGCCGGTCTGATCGGTGGCGCGGTGGTCGTCGAGACCCTGTTCAACTATCCCGGGATCGGCTACGAACTCCAGCAAGCGGTGGCCAACCGGGATGTGCCGATGGTGCAGGGGCTCGCCCTGGCGACCTGCGCCACCGCGCTGGCCCTGCTGCTGATCGGCGACCTCGCCCAGCTCGCGCTGACTCCGGCGGTACGGGGGCGGTCATGA
- the kdpF gene encoding K(+)-transporting ATPase subunit F codes for MNVVNAVGLVLATGLAVFLVVALLFPERF; via the coding sequence GTGAACGTGGTCAACGCCGTCGGTCTGGTGCTGGCGACCGGGCTGGCCGTGTTTCTGGTGGTCGCCCTGCTGTTCCCGGAGCGTTTCTGA
- the smpB gene encoding SsrA-binding protein SmpB: protein MGRSGESGHLLVATNKRARHDYQILRTYEAGIVLVGTEVKSLRAGRVSLVDAFAQQGDREIMLHGLHIAEYGFGSWTNHQPRRTRKLLLRRVEIDRILERLREGGLTLVPLSLYFENGWAKVELGLAKGRRGFDKRQAIAEREANREIAREFSRRLKGRPRHQG, encoded by the coding sequence ATGGGGAGATCCGGCGAAAGCGGTCACCTGCTGGTGGCCACCAACAAGAGGGCGCGGCACGACTACCAGATCCTGCGCACCTACGAGGCGGGGATAGTCCTGGTCGGCACCGAGGTGAAGTCGCTGCGGGCCGGTCGGGTGTCGCTGGTGGACGCCTTCGCGCAGCAAGGGGACCGCGAGATCATGCTGCACGGGCTGCACATCGCCGAGTATGGCTTCGGGAGTTGGACGAACCACCAGCCCCGGCGTACCCGGAAGCTGCTCCTGCGTCGGGTGGAGATCGATCGGATCCTGGAACGTCTCCGGGAGGGCGGTCTGACGCTCGTACCGCTGTCGCTGTACTTCGAGAACGGTTGGGCGAAGGTCGAACTCGGCCTGGCGAAGGGCCGGCGCGGATTCGACAAGCGGCAGGCCATCGCCGAGCGGGAGGCGAACCGGGAGATCGCCCGGGAGTTCAGCCGTCGACTCAAGGGCAGGCCCCGCCACCAGGGCTGA
- a CDS encoding GTP-binding protein, which produces MSTNPTATASAPDLDQRPAVTVLTSFSAAAAAAVARQLLNADERLLVVSHDISAIRSGRVRRTVRGADGLIEDTAVELVHGCVSCTLREDVLPTLARLAGQHPALGIVLVLPTVVEPEAVAAACAHCLVDGAPVTDVVRFDSYVTVVDADSLLDDLASTDDLRDRRLHAAADDHRAVAEVVVRQIEYADTVVLWGHSDEPFERARLSALLHRLAPWARHLKISTKNDPGQHDTRQHGDSATALLRTGRHDPDAPGLLGRALEGFPIAVHAPDSDCGVVSVLFETRRPFHPQRLYDALEDLTEDLLRGRGQLWIASQPDAVVGFEFAGGGVSMGSLGYWLAALPVDRWGEASDYRRIAADLNWDPYYGDRRTALAFVGLRVDATALTDLLTACLLTDDEIAHGFDGWRDLPDPFAGCFPLDDDTAPAHSATAEPA; this is translated from the coding sequence GTGAGTACCAACCCCACCGCCACCGCTTCCGCACCGGACCTCGACCAGCGTCCCGCCGTCACCGTCCTCACCAGCTTCTCCGCAGCGGCCGCCGCCGCCGTCGCGCGGCAGTTGCTGAACGCCGACGAACGGCTGCTCGTCGTCAGCCACGACATCAGCGCGATCCGCTCCGGGCGGGTGCGCCGCACCGTACGCGGTGCCGACGGGCTGATCGAGGACACCGCCGTGGAACTCGTACACGGCTGTGTGTCGTGCACGCTGCGCGAGGACGTCCTGCCGACCCTGGCCCGCCTGGCCGGCCAGCATCCGGCACTCGGGATCGTGCTGGTGCTGCCCACCGTGGTGGAGCCCGAGGCGGTCGCGGCCGCGTGCGCGCACTGCCTGGTCGACGGAGCGCCGGTGACCGACGTGGTGCGGTTCGACTCGTACGTCACCGTGGTCGACGCCGACTCCCTGCTCGACGATCTGGCCAGCACCGACGACCTGCGCGACCGGCGGTTGCACGCCGCCGCCGACGACCACCGGGCCGTCGCCGAGGTGGTGGTCCGCCAGATCGAGTACGCCGACACGGTGGTGTTGTGGGGACACTCCGACGAGCCCTTCGAACGGGCGCGGCTGTCCGCTCTGCTGCACCGGCTCGCGCCGTGGGCCCGGCACCTGAAGATCAGCACGAAGAACGACCCGGGACAGCACGACACCAGACAGCACGGCGATTCGGCGACCGCGTTGCTGCGCACCGGCCGCCACGACCCGGACGCGCCGGGCCTGCTCGGTCGCGCCCTGGAAGGCTTCCCGATCGCCGTCCACGCTCCGGACAGCGACTGCGGCGTGGTGTCGGTGCTGTTCGAGACCCGCCGCCCGTTCCACCCCCAACGGCTGTACGACGCGTTGGAGGACCTCACCGAGGACCTGCTCCGGGGGCGGGGGCAGTTGTGGATCGCCAGCCAGCCCGACGCGGTGGTGGGGTTCGAGTTCGCCGGCGGCGGCGTCTCGATGGGCAGCCTCGGCTACTGGCTGGCGGCGCTGCCGGTGGACCGGTGGGGCGAGGCCAGCGACTACCGTCGCATCGCCGCAGACCTGAACTGGGATCCCTACTACGGTGACCGCCGTACGGCGCTGGCATTCGTCGGCCTGCGAGTCGACGCGACGGCGCTCACCGACCTGTTGACCGCGTGTCTGCTCACCGACGACGAGATCGCCCACGGATTCGACGGCTGGCGGGACCTGCCGGACCCGTTCGCCGGCTGCTTCCCGCTCGACGACGACACCGCACCGGCGCACTCCGCGACGGCCGAACCGGCGTGA